The following coding sequences are from one Primulina eburnea isolate SZY01 chromosome 15, ASM2296580v1, whole genome shotgun sequence window:
- the LOC140815203 gene encoding uncharacterized protein isoform X1 gives MAINAAAMNNNQEDHENVNKQEDDQHQHDMVMPGFRFHPTEEELVEFYLRRKVEGKRFNVELITFLDLYRYDPWELPALAAIGEKEWYFYVPRDRKYRNGDRPNRVTTSGYWKATGADRMIRSENLRSIGLKKTLVFYSGKAPKGIRTSWIMNEYRLPHQETERLQKAEISLCRVYKRAGVEDHPSLPRSLPTKASSSSSSRGSQSTQIPQETMNLGIETFQTEGIMSESSPSSSTNVGTSLALSNPNSYNLNNPLLHMASTIDAAAPSSVERERMILLQNYSQKIGTTIFANPSSSHAIDDLHKLVNTYSTNQENHHFSNNIIVPGLLSHFTTLQPQPQPQPQPQQQQQVALNVIPGSIEAAYSDRLWDWNSISDQASKDYNSHFK, from the exons ATGGCCATTAATGCAGCAGCCATGAACAATAATCAAGAAGATCATGAAAATGTTAACAAGCAAGAAGATGATCAGCACCAGCATGATATGGTGATGCCGGGTTTTCGGTTCCATCCTACCGAAGAAGAGCTGGTTGAATTCTACCTCCGCCGTAAGGTTGAGGGCAAGCGTTTTAATGTGGAACTTATCACGTTTTTAGACCTTTATCGCTATGACCCTTGGGAACTTCCTG CTTTAGCTGCAATAGGGGAGAAAGAATGGTACTTCTATGTGCCTAGGGATAGGAAGTATCGCAACGGGGATCGACCTAATCGTGTGACAACTTCTGGATATTGGAAGGCAACTGGAGCAGATAGAATGATTAGAAGCGAGAATTTGAGGTCTATTGGCCTGAAGAAAACCCTTGTTTTCTATTCCGGCAAGGCTCCGAAAGGTATCCGAACTAGCTGGATCATGAATGAATACCGACTGCCTCACCAAGAAACCGAACGCCTGCAGAAG GCGGAAATTTCTCTGTGTCGAGTCTACAAACGAGCTGGAGTCGAAGACCATCCATCTCTCCCTCGTTCCCTCCCTACAAAAGCTTCGTCTTCGTCTTCCTCACGAGGGTCACAATCAACACAAATACCACAAGAAACCATGAATCTTGGAATCGAAACGTTCCAAACCGAAGGAATCATGAGCGAGTCAAGCCCTAGTAGCAGCACAAACGTTGGAACATCACTTGCCCTTTCGAATCCCAACTCTTACAACCTTAATAATCCATTACTCCACATGGCTTCCACCATTGATGCAGCGGCTCCAAGTTCCGTAGAAAGGGAAAGGATGATTCTTCTACAGAATTATTCCCAAAAAATTGGCACTACCATATTTGCAAATCCATCTTCTTCACATGCAATCGATGATCTCCACAAATTGGTGAATACTTACTCAACAAATCAAGAAAACCACCACTTCTCTAACAATATTATTgtccccggtctcctttcccaCTTCACAACATTGCAGCCTCAGCCTCAGCCTCAGCCTCAGCCACAGCAGCAGCAACAGGTAGCTCTGAACGTGATTCCGGGCTCGATTGAGGCCGCTTACTCGGATAGATTGTGGGATTGGAATTCAATATCAGATCAGGCAAGCAAGGACTACAACAGTCATTTCAAGTAA
- the LOC140815203 gene encoding uncharacterized protein isoform X2, which translates to MQACRQGLLLVELLRWIALAAIGEKEWYFYVPRDRKYRNGDRPNRVTTSGYWKATGADRMIRSENLRSIGLKKTLVFYSGKAPKGIRTSWIMNEYRLPHQETERLQKAEISLCRVYKRAGVEDHPSLPRSLPTKASSSSSSRGSQSTQIPQETMNLGIETFQTEGIMSESSPSSSTNVGTSLALSNPNSYNLNNPLLHMASTIDAAAPSSVERERMILLQNYSQKIGTTIFANPSSSHAIDDLHKLVNTYSTNQENHHFSNNIIVPGLLSHFTTLQPQPQPQPQPQQQQQVALNVIPGSIEAAYSDRLWDWNSISDQASKDYNSHFK; encoded by the exons ATGCAAGCGTGTAGACAAGGGCTTTTGCTGGTCGAATTGTTGCGATGGATCG CTTTAGCTGCAATAGGGGAGAAAGAATGGTACTTCTATGTGCCTAGGGATAGGAAGTATCGCAACGGGGATCGACCTAATCGTGTGACAACTTCTGGATATTGGAAGGCAACTGGAGCAGATAGAATGATTAGAAGCGAGAATTTGAGGTCTATTGGCCTGAAGAAAACCCTTGTTTTCTATTCCGGCAAGGCTCCGAAAGGTATCCGAACTAGCTGGATCATGAATGAATACCGACTGCCTCACCAAGAAACCGAACGCCTGCAGAAG GCGGAAATTTCTCTGTGTCGAGTCTACAAACGAGCTGGAGTCGAAGACCATCCATCTCTCCCTCGTTCCCTCCCTACAAAAGCTTCGTCTTCGTCTTCCTCACGAGGGTCACAATCAACACAAATACCACAAGAAACCATGAATCTTGGAATCGAAACGTTCCAAACCGAAGGAATCATGAGCGAGTCAAGCCCTAGTAGCAGCACAAACGTTGGAACATCACTTGCCCTTTCGAATCCCAACTCTTACAACCTTAATAATCCATTACTCCACATGGCTTCCACCATTGATGCAGCGGCTCCAAGTTCCGTAGAAAGGGAAAGGATGATTCTTCTACAGAATTATTCCCAAAAAATTGGCACTACCATATTTGCAAATCCATCTTCTTCACATGCAATCGATGATCTCCACAAATTGGTGAATACTTACTCAACAAATCAAGAAAACCACCACTTCTCTAACAATATTATTgtccccggtctcctttcccaCTTCACAACATTGCAGCCTCAGCCTCAGCCTCAGCCTCAGCCACAGCAGCAGCAACAGGTAGCTCTGAACGTGATTCCGGGCTCGATTGAGGCCGCTTACTCGGATAGATTGTGGGATTGGAATTCAATATCAGATCAGGCAAGCAAGGACTACAACAGTCATTTCAAGTAA